A region from the Salminus brasiliensis chromosome 22, fSalBra1.hap2, whole genome shotgun sequence genome encodes:
- the LOC140543544 gene encoding myosin light polypeptide 6, with product MATDKEDATPLAAEASLKPEQPPTAPSPTPAKPPASKAPVPPSSELKLSPALMAEFSTEEIEDFKEAFLLFARTSAGQISFGQCGDVMRALGQNPTNAQVLHVLGKPKPEEMDSKMIDFEMFMNMFHQITKIPDKGTYEDFVEGLRVFDKEGDGTVMGAELRHVLATLGERLTVGEVEQVMAGQEDTNGCINYEDFVKHIMTG from the exons ATGGCGACGGACAAGGAGGACGCAACGCCACTGGCAGCAGAAGCATCCCTGAAGCCAGAGCAGCCACCCACAGCACCCAGTCCAACGCCGGCCAAACCGCCGGCCAGCAAAGCTCCAGTACCTCCATCTTCGGAGCTCAAGCTCAGTCCTGCACTCATG GCGGAGTTCAGCACTGAGGAGATCGAAG ATTTCAAAGAGGCCTTCTTGCTGTTCGCTAGGACTTCTGCAGGGCAGATCTCTTTTGGCCAGTGCGGAGATGTGATGAGGGCCCTGGGGCAAAACCCAACCAATGCGCAGGTGCTGCATGTGCTAGGCAAGCCGAAACCTGAAG AAATGGATTCCAAGATGATTGACTTTGAGATGTTCATGAACATGTTTCACCAAATCACGAAGATTCCGGATAAGGGCACGTACGAGGACTTCGTGGAGGGGCTGCGTGTGTTCGACAAGGAAGGCGACGGGACGGTGATGGGCGCCGAACTCCGCCACGTTCTCGCTACACTTG GTGAGAGGTTAACTGTGGGAGAGGTGGAGCAGGTCATGGCAGGGCAGGAGGACACAAACGGCTGCATCAACTATGAAG ATTTTGTTAAACACATCATGACCGGATGA